From the Oryza glaberrima chromosome 5, OglaRS2, whole genome shotgun sequence genome, one window contains:
- the LOC127774208 gene encoding uncharacterized protein LOC127774208, which produces MKRVLVDEGASLSIISPAAFDALKALGMKLQLSLPIIGVTPGHTWPLGHVELPVTFGDSTNFRTERIDFDVADLNLPYNAVLGRPALVKFMVATHYAYLQMKMPGLAGPITVLGDVKVALACAEQHADNLAVATEPQAPEAPASRASKKRLTSVDEVPVKEIPLGDDPSKTAKIGETLDAK; this is translated from the coding sequence ATGAAACGTGTGCTGGTGGATGAAGGGGCTAGTCTGAGCATCATCTCCCCGGCTGCCTTTGATGCACTCAAGGCCCTAGGGATGAAGCTCCAGCTGTCGCTCCCAATCATTGGCGTTACTCCGGGACACACATGGCCGCTTGGCCATGTAGAGCTTCCGGTGACCTTCGGTGACTCCACCAACTTCCGCACCGAGCGGATCGACTTCGATGTGGCGGACCTCAATCTGCCCTACAATGCGGTTCTGGGCAGACCTGCGTTGGTGAAGTTCATGGTCGCCACCCACTACGCCTACCTCCAGATGAAGATGCCAGGTCTAGCTGGTCCCATCACCGTCCTTGGTGATGTCAAGGTCGCCCTCGCCTGCGCAGAGCAGCACGCAGACAACTTGGCGGTGGCCACGGAGCCGCAGGCCCCAGAAGCCCCTGCGTCCCGCGCTTCCAAGAAGCGCCTCACCTCGGTTGACGAGGTGCCTGTCAAGGAAATCCCCCTTGGTGACGACCCGTCCAAGACCGCCAAGATTGGCGAAACCTTGGACGCCAAATAG